In Calliopsis andreniformis isolate RMS-2024a chromosome 6, iyCalAndr_principal, whole genome shotgun sequence, a single genomic region encodes these proteins:
- the LOC143180509 gene encoding uncharacterized protein LOC143180509, with the protein MSTHHARNSSTDLMSTDVTKYNLRCNRNISEKMTKKDFVYDIRPPIQSSRKLEEGKYPIVLPLQLRRKQSSDSKIPQYTVISEKDSYGAGGDVPSNFSEQRALRYECNFCHEQIATLLSLSTHVKSHRRRYCKHCYRILLDNETMEEHIESTHQIDLGIITNV; encoded by the exons ATGAGCACTCACCACGCCAGAAATTCATCGACGGATTTGATGTCGACCGATGTGACCAAGTACAATCTGCGATGCAACAGGAACATCAGCGAGAAGATGACCAAAAAGGACTTCGTATATGATATACGTCCACCGATTCAGAGTTCCAGAAAG CTCGAAGAGGGAAAATATCCAATCGTATTACCGCTTCAGCTACGACGAAAGCAAAGTTCTGattcaaaaataccacagtatacTGTAATCTCAGAAAAGGACAGCTATGGTGCTGGTGGAGACGTCCCCAGCAAC TTTTCAGAACAACGAGCTTTGCGATACGAGTGCAACTTCTGTCACGAGCAAATTGCCACTTTGCTGTCCTTATCGACGCACGTGAAGTCTCATCGTCGAAGATACTGCAAGCACTGTTACCGGATACTGCTCGACAACGAAACGATGGAGGAGCACATTGAAAGCACTCACCAAATCGATCTAGGTATCATAACGAATGTCTAA